From Nycticebus coucang isolate mNycCou1 chromosome 6, mNycCou1.pri, whole genome shotgun sequence, the proteins below share one genomic window:
- the LOC128587921 gene encoding NADH dehydrogenase [ubiquinone] 1 alpha subcomplex subunit 13-like, which produces MAASKVKQDMPPPGGYGPIKRNLPRRGLSGYSMLAMGIGTLFYGYWSMMKWNRERRRLLIEDLETRIALMPLFLAEKDRRVLRMLRENLEEEAIIMKDVPDWKELYGLRTTKELDNANYGYVCYT; this is translated from the coding sequence ATGGCGGCGTCAAAGGTGAAGCAGGACATGCCTCCTCCCGGGGGCTACGGCCCCATCAAACGGAACCTGCCCCGTAGAGGATTGTCTGGCTACAGCATGCTGGCCATGGGCATCGGGACCTTGTTCTATGGGTACTGGAGCATGATGAAGTGGAATCGAGAACGCAGGCGCCTGCTGATTGAGGACTTGGAGACCCGCATTGCCCTGATGCCACTGTTCCTGGCAGAGAAGGACCGGAGGGTCTTGCGGATGCTTCGGGAGAATCTGGAGGAGGAAGCCATCATCATGAAAGATGTACCTGATTGGAAGGAGCTGTACGGGCTGCGCACCACCAAGGAGCTTGACAACGCCAACTATGGCTACGTGTGCTACACATAA